A segment of the Capnocytophaga sp. ARDL2 genome:
CAAAGCTAATTTTAATGCGACCGATAGGGAGTATTTTCTGTTCACCCGAACAGAGCAAGTTGTGTTTTGAGATGCTCAAAATATTTTCCGCATCTCAAAACCACTTGCCCTTGCAGGGAGCTGAAAACCTCTCCAAAGTCGTGGTTTTTTAACTTAACAACCGATTTTATAAATAACACTATGGACACAAAAAATATTCAACATAAGCAATATAACGGACGACACAAAAGCTCAATCCAACCACACATCGGTATGTGTTTCGACTAAATGATGAAGATAATGCTAAATTTCTATCCCTGTTTGAACAATCGGGAATGAAAATCAAAGCTCATTTTATCACTTCGGTATTATTTTCCAAAGAAATCAAAAGTGTAAAATTCGATAAATCAGTATTGGATTTTTATATCAAACTCACCGAACTCTATGGGCAATTTCGGGCGGTGGGAGTGAATTACAATCAGATAGTAAAGATTTTGTATCGCAATTTTTCCGAAAAGAAAGCCGCTGCCTATCTGTTCAAACTTGAAAAACAAACGGCTCAAATGGTAGCTATCTGTAAAGAAATTATGGCTATTTCACAACAATTAGAACAACATATCACTGAAAAAATAATGACGTGTAAGACATCAAACTTCATTTTATATATTTGATTTACAATTTATTAAAAAGTACATTATGAAAATAGATAAAAAATTTATCGATTTATTTTTTTAGACAAGTATAAATTATTATTTTTGCTAATCTAAACACAATAACAAACTAATAATATTAAAAAACTAAAAACCAATAAACTAACTAATTTAATTGTAAGTAAAATGAAAATCAATCACACACTTCCAGAGCTTCCATATGATAAAAACGCTCTAAACCCGATTATTACCGAGGAAACTTTTGACTATCACTACGACAAGCATCACGCTACCTATGTAAATAACCTTGCTGGATTGGTAAAAGATACCGAATGGGCGGAAAAAGACATCGTGGATATCATCCGAAAAAGCCACGCACAAAACAATGTAGCTATTTTCAACAATGCGGCTCAGCATTGGAATCATTCCTTTTTTTGGAATTGCCTGTCGCCCGATGGCGGAAAAAATCCTACGGGGAAAATCGCCGAACTCATTAACCGCGATTTCGGAAATTTTGAAAATTTTAAAGAACAATTCTCTACCACTGCCGTAAAATTATTCGGTGCAGGTTGGGCGTGGCTGGCTCAAAATCAAGAAGGAAAACTAGAAATTCTCCCAATGAAAGATGCCTACACTCCACTTACCGAAAACAAAACGCCTATTCTCACCATTGATGTATGGGAACACGCTTACTATATCGATTACCGAAATGCAAGACCCAAATTCGTGGAAGGTTTCTGGGAATTGGTCAATTGGAATTTTGCTAACCAAAATCTAAAATAATATGAGTGATACTTGTGTAAATCATATCGAAAATTATTGGAAATTTTTGACAGAAGAAGCTAATAAATTTTTCGATGAAGGAAATTACGAACTTGCTTTAGATGGCTACCTAAACGCCTTATATAGAGCAGAAGTATTGAATAGCAATTTGCCAGATTGTGTGCGATTAAAAGTGCCTTTCATACAAGTATATACCATTTCGTGTTACAATTTGGCAAATTGTTATCAAGAAGTTAAGGATTTGAACAGAGCCGAAGAGATATTGCAAAAAGCAATATATTTTCTTTTGCATTTCTATCAGAAGGATTATCAAAAGGAAATCATTGAAAAAGAATTAAGAAAATCTATTCTCAATTACCTTAGTTTTACTCAAAAAAGTAATGTTAGAACATCAAAGACAGATGCTTTCTTAACTTATTTAAAAAATCAAATAACAAAAAATAATTTACAAAATATAAAAACATTTGATTATGTGCAATTCAATTAAAAAACTGATTCAGAGAGAACAATTACAACTCATTCAAAAAGGAATACTAAGTATTGGGGACAAATTACCTGAATTTACTAAAAAAGCCGTTATTTCTACAAAACAAGGCATAGAAATTTCTGAAATTACAAATAACTATGCAACGGAGCAAGGAAAGTGGATGGTGCTTTTTTGGTGGCCCAAAGATTTTACTTTCGTCTGCCCAACAGAAATTGTAGAATTCAACAAAAACAACGAAAAATTCGCAGAGAGAAATGCTTTGCTGATTGGTGCTTCAACTGATACTGAATATGTACATTTAGGGTGGAGACAAAATCATCCCCAATTAGCAGACCTTTCTATCCCAATGCTTGCTGATACTTCCAAATCTTTATCCGAAGAAATGGGAATTTTAAACTGCGAAGAAAAAGTTGCTTATCGAGCTACTTTTATCATTGACCCACAAGGAATTATACAATGGGTGAGCGTTTATCCTATGAATGTAGGAAGAAATGTAGAGGAAGTACTTCGTGTATTAGATGCTCTCCAAACGGAAGAATTAACTGCCTGTGGATGGAAGGCAGGAGAACAAACACTCTCTCAACAATTAAAAAACCAATAAAATGACCGATATTTACCTTTGTACAGAACTCAAACGATATACTCACAATTCACCATCTGAAAAAGGCACAATGATCCGATTTATTCGTAACGAAAAAGATTTGCAAAAGATTGATATTCAAGAAAATTTAAAATCAGAAATTCGTCAATCATTCGACAAGAAAGAGAATAAACATTGGTGTCTTTGGCAAGAAGAAAAAAGTTTGCTGGTAGCCGTTTCTAAAGATGAATTAGAAGATTTAAGGCAAATAGGTGCGAATGTTATAGGCTCATTACAGCGTTCCGCTGCCTCTCCCTCTACAGAAGTGGTATTCGAAAATCTAGAAATGTTTTCCGAAAAAGAAAAATACGCTCTCTTGGAAGGTATGTTGCTTAGCAGTTATCATTTTGATAAATATCTATCCCAAAAAAGGGAAGGCAAAATCACGCTATTTATTTCAGAAACCGCAGTTTCAGAACAGCAATACAAGGAACTTAATATACTTCTCGAAGCCATTTCCCTCACCAAAAACGCAGTGAATGAACCTGCTAATTATATGGACGCACTCAAATTTTCAGAATGGGCACAAGGAGCAGGTGAAAAATTCGGTTTTGAAACGGAAATTCTTCATAAAAAGCAAATCGAAACCCTGAAAATGGGCGGTTTGCTTGGGGTAAATAAAGGTTCGGAAATACCACCCACTTTTAATATTATGCACTACAAACCGAAAAATGCAATAAATGATCAGCCGTTAGTTTTGGTGGGCAAAGGCGTAATGTTCGATACGGGCGGTTACTCACTCAAAGTGGGTGGCGTAATGAGTACAATGAAATGCGATATGGCAGGTGGTGCAGCCGTTCTAGGAGCGATGTGTGCCATTGCAGGCAATCAATTACCTTATTATGTCATCGGTATTGTACCCGCTACGGATAATAAAATCAGCTCCAATGCCTTAGTGGTAGATGATGTGATTACCATAATGGACGGCACAACGGTAGAAGTGCAAAATACCGATGCCGAAGGACGGCTTGTACTCGCCGATGCTCTGTGCTATGCGAAAAAATTCAACCCCGAATTGGTGATTGATATGGCTACGCTCACAGGAGCTTCGGCAGCAATAACGGGAAGTTTTGGTATTGCAGGACTTTCCAACCACCAAGAAAGTATCGATGCTCTAAAATCCATTGGCGAAGAGGTTTATGAACGCATTGTACAGCTCCCTCTTTGGAAAGAATATGCCGAACTCATAAAATCTGATATTGCCGACCTTAAAAACATTGGTGGACCAATTGGCGGAGTCAGTACAGCAGCCAAATTCTTGGAACATTTTACCGATTACCCTTGGGTACATCTCGACATCGCAGGAGCAGCTTTTCTCAAAGACAAAAAAGGCTATAAACAAAGCGGAGCAACCGCCGTTCCTGTAAGATTAATATATGAATTTGTAAAAAGTAAATGCTAATGAAAATCAAAAATTTATTCATCGTATTATTAGGTATAGGAGGTACATTGTTGTACTCTTGTAAAAATGAAAAATCATCTTTTGAACCCGTTGAAAATTCAGCAAAAGTAGAATGGACAGCATATAAAACTACCGACAAATTACCTGTAAAAGGAACTTTTGAATCGGTGGATTTAATTAATCTTTCTGAGGGAAAATCCGTTGAAAATTTCTTAAACAATGCCGAGTTTTCTATTAATGCCTTAAAGTTGTCAACAGGAGATCCTTCCAGAGATGAAAAAATTAAAAATTTTTTCTTCGGATTGATGAATGAAGCAGGAAAAATATCGGGAAAATTCATTTTTGAAAATCATCAATGGGTTATAAAGCTAAGAATGAATGGAATTAGTGTAAATAATATTCCAGCAGAAATTCAATTCAAAGATAATTTATTGAAGGTCAAATCTTCCATCGATTTAAAAGAATTTAAAGCTTTGAAAGCCTTAGAAGTGCTTAACTCAGTTTGTTTCGATTTGCATAAAGGTGCTGATGGAATAAGTAAAGTATGGGAAAATATTGATATACAGGCATCTGTAAAATTAAAGGAAGCTAAAAAATGATTACCGAACCTCTTTTAATAGAAAACAAAGACCGCTTTGTCATTTTTCCTATACAGCACAACGATATTTGGCAATTCTACAAAAACGCCGAAGCTAGTTTTTGGACGGCAGAAGAAGTGGATTTGTCGCCCGACCTCCACGATTGGCAAAACAAACTCAATGATAACGAACGATTTTTCATCTCGCGGGTGTTGGCGTTTTTTGCCGCCAGCGATGGCATCGTCAATGAAAACCTTGCCATCAACTTCCTCCAAGAGGTGCAATATCCTGAGGCACGATGTTTCTACGGATTTCAAATTATGATTGAAAACATCCATTCCGAAATGTACTCGCTCCTCATCGATACTTATGTAAAAGACCCTACCGAAAAAGACTATTTGCTTCGTGCCATCGAAACCATTCCGTGCGTTACCAAAAAAGCAAAATGGGCGTTGCGATGGATTACCAAAGGAAGTTTTGCCGAGCGACTCATCGCCTTTGCTGCCGTGGAAGGCATCTTCTTTTCAGGAAGTTTTTGCTCTATTTTCTGGCTCAAAAAACGCGGTTTGATGCCAGGGCTCACCTTTTCCAACGAACTCATCAGTCGGGACGAAGGTTTGCACTGCGATTTTGCTTGCTTACTCTATGCCAATCACCTACAAAACAAACTTTCGGAAGAAACCGTAAAAGAAATCATCGTAGATGCCGTTGCCATTGAAAAAGAATTTGTTACCGATGCACTCCCTGTGAAACTCATTGGGATGAATGCCGAACTAATGTGCCAATACATTGAGTTTGTTGCCGATAGATTGCTCGTTGCCTTGGGTTGTAATAAAGTATGGAACGCCACCAATCCCTTTGATTTTATGGAGCTTATTTCCCTGCAAGGAAAAACCAATTTCTTTGAACGGCGTGTGGGTGAATATCAAAAAACAGGCGTAGCACAAAGCAGTAGCGAACAAAACGCTTTTTCACTCGATGAAGATTTTTAAGTAATTGTTAATTAACAATTAATCATTAACCATTAAAAAATGAAACTCCCCATTTTTGCTTACGGAAACAATGTGCTGAAGACTAAGGCAGAAGCTGTAACACCCGATTTTCTCAATTTGAACGAACTCATCGACAATATGTGGGAAACGATGGAAAAAGCCAATGGCTGTGGATTGGCAGCACCACAAGTGGGTAAATCTTTGCGGTTGTTCGTTGCCGATTCAAAGGTGCTTTACGATGTGATGAACGAGGACGAACGAGCCGAACTTTTTGAACCCAACGATACAGGTATTCGGCGGGTGTTTATCAATCCGCAAATAAAAAATCTTTCCGAAGAACAATGGGAAGAAGTGGAAGGCTGTTTGAGTTTGCCCTTTTTATCAGGAAAAGTAGCCCGTTCGTGGTCGGTGGAATTGAGCTATCAAAACGAACAATTTGAAACCATCACCCAAACTTTTAGCGGAATGACCGCACGCGTGATTCTCCACGAATACGACCACTTGGAAGGCATTCTCTACATTGACCGAGTGAAACCCTTGGCGAAAAAACTGATGCAATCCAAACTCCAAAAACTATTGAAAGGAAATCTAGTTCCTGCTTATGCTATGAAATTCAAATAAAAAAAAGAAATGTTTGTAATAAAGAGAAACGGAAAAAAAGAAGCCGTTCATTTTGATAAAATTACGGCTCGTATTCATAAACTCATCTACGGCTTATCGATTTCGGAAAAAGATGTAATTGAAATTGCTAAAAAAGTCATTCAAGGGATTTACGACAATGTTACCACTACCGAACTGGACAACCTTGCGGCAGAAACCGCCGCCGCACAAACTACCATTCACCCTGATTTTTCGGTCTTGGCGGCACGCATCGCCGTGAGCAATTTGCACAAAAACACTCTCAAATCGTTTTCAAAAACCGCTCAATTGCTCTACGAATACACCGACCCCATAACCCAAACCCACGCACCTCTCATCTCCGAAGAAATTTATAAAATCATTCGTAAAAACGCCGATGAACTCGACAGCAGTGTCATCTACGACCGCGATTATAATTTTGATTACTTCGGATTTAAAACCTTAGAGCGTTCCTACCTCATTCGCACCAATGGAAAGGTAACCGAACGCCCACAGCATCTCTTTATGCGTGTGGCGTTGGGCATTCACAAAGAGGATATTCAGGCAGCCATCGAAACTTACAACTTAATGAGCGAAAAATGGTTTATACACGCCACGCCAACGCTCTTCAACGCGGGTACGCCCAAACCGCAAATGTCGTCGTGCTTCCTACTCAGTATGACCGAAGACAGCATCGCGGGGATTTTCGACACCCTTAAACGCTGTGCTTTGATTTCGCAATCGGCGGGTGGTATTGGCGTAAGCATTCATAACATTCGTTCTACAGGGAGCTACATCAAAGGTACAGGCGGAATTTCCAACGGCATTATTCCGATGCTTCGCGTGTTCAATGACACCGCTCGGTATGTAGATCAAGGCGGCGGCAAACGCAAAGGTGCTATTGCCGTCTATATCGAACCGTGGCACTCGGATATTTTTGATTTTATTGATATTCGTAAAAATCACGGTAAGGAGGAGATGCGCGCAAGGGATTTATTTCCTGCCCTTTGGATTCCTGACCTCTTTATGCAACGCGTAGAAGCCGACCAAATGTGGTCGCTCTTTGACCCCAACGAAGCACAAGGGCTGTACGAGGTGTATGGCGAAAAATTCAACGAACTTTATACCACTTACGAAAACGAAGGAAAATTTCGCAAGCAAATCAAGGCACGCGAACTCTGGACAGCCATTCTCGAAGCTCAAATCGAAACCGGTACACCTTATATGTGCTACAAAGATGCCGTGAATGAAAAATCAAACCAAAAGAACATTGGTACGATACGAAGCTTCCAACCTCTGCACCGAAATAATGGAATACACCAATGCTGATGAGGTGGCGGTGTGCAATTTGGCTTCCTTGGCTTTGCCTCGCTATGTTTCGGACAAGGGCTTTGATTTTCAAAAACTCTATGAAGTAACCAAAATCGTTACGCGAAATCTCAACAAAATCATTGACGGAAATTATTATCCCATTCCCGAAACCAAAACTTCTAATGACCGCCACCGTCCGATAGGTTTAGGTGTGCAAGGATTGGCAGATGTGTTTTTACTTCTTCGTTTGCCCTTTGAAAGCCCAGAAGCACGAAAGCTCAATAAGGATATTTTTGAGACCATTTATTTTGCTTCGATGGAAGCCTCGATGGAATTGGCAAAGGAGCAAGGAGCGTACAGTTCGTTTGCGGGTTCGCCTCTTTCGGAAGGAAAATTTCAGTTTGATTTATGGCAAGTAGCCCCTTCTGACCGCTGGGATTGGGAAAAACTTCGCAACGAAGTGATGACCCACGGCATACGCAATTCGCTCCTTTTAGCACCGATGCCCACCGCCTCTACTTCGCAGATTTTGGGCAACAATGAGTGCTTTGAGCCTTACACCAGTAATATTTATAACCGCCGTGTGCTTTCGGGTGAATTTGTGGTGGTCAATAAATTCTTACTCAAAGACCTCATCGAATTGGGCTTGTGGAACCCCACGATGAAAAACAAGCTCATCGCCGAAAATGGCTCGGTGCAAAACATTCCTGAAATACCGACCGAACTGAAAGAATTGTACAAAACCGTTTGGGAAATCAAACAAAAAACCGTTATTGATATGGCGGCAGACCGCGGGGCTTTTATCTGTCAGTCGCAGTCGCTCAACCTCTTTATGGCAGAGCCGAATTTTGCAAAGCTCACCTCAATGCACTTCCACGCGTGGAAAAGCGGACTGAAAACGGGTATGTACTACCTCCGTACCAAAGCCGCCGTAGATGCTATCAAATTTACCGTAGACACTCAGATGCTTTCAGGACAATCACAAGTAGCCTGCTCACTAGACAACCCAGAGGAATGCCTAGCGTGTGGGAGCTAATCAATGAAAAATCATCATCTAAAAATCAAAATACCATGACAAAATTATTTTTAGTCCGACACGGACAATCGCAATGGAATTTAGAAAACCGCTTCACTGGTTGGAAAAATGTAGACCTCACCGAGCAGGGCAAACAAGAGGCAAAAAATGCAGGTTTGGTCTTGAAATCCGAAAAAATAGACGTGGCTTTTACCTCCCAATTGATACGGGCTCAGCACACTTTGGAAATCATTCTCAACCAATTGCCCAACAAAGAGGGCATCTCTGTAACGAGCCATCAGGCACTCAACGAGCGAGCTTATGGCGACCTCGAGGGGCTGAACAAGGCAGAAACGGCAGAGAAGTACGGCAAGGAGCAGGTGCATCTTTGGCGGCGTTCGTTTGATGTACCACCATCCAACGGCGAGAGTCTCAAGGATACTTACCACCGCGTGATTCCGTATTTTGAAACGGCAATCAAACCGCTTTTGCAACAAGGGAAAAATGTCTTAATCGCCGCTCACGGCAATAGCTTGCGCGCCTTGATTATGTATTTGGAAAATCTTTCGCCCGAAGAGATTATCAAACGAGAGATTGCCACAGGAGAGCCTATCGTTTATGGATTTGATAAAAAATTCAACGCTATCAAAATCGGGAAGACCATCGGCAACCACCTGTAAAGCTATTTCGATAGAGAGGAATCTATTTCGGTTAGAAAGAAATAATGTTCGGTGAATTAGAAATTTATTTTAGTTAGAAAGAAATGAATTTCGGTCAATCAAAAATGGTATTTGGTCAATCAGAAATGATATTTGGTCAGCCAAAAATGAATTTCGGTCAGCCGAATATGATTTTTTTATCTAAAAGGATGATTTTTTGATAAAGAAAAAATGATATTTTGATACAAAAAAATGGATTATCAACTTTGATAGTTCATTTCTACAGGTTGATGATTCATTTCTGACACTTGATAAATCGTTTCTGAAGGTTGATGATTCATTTCTAACATTTGATAAATCATTTCTGCAAACTAATAATTAAAAAATATAGAAAGATGACAGAAGCACAACAAGCCATCATCAGCATTGCCCAAGGCTTGGACGAAGCTAATGCAGTGGTCAAGCCTTCATTTGAAGCTCAGTTTGAAGCACTGGTTGAATATATAGATGATTTGATTCAAAGGGATTTTAACAAGCTCATCAGTATTCTTTATCGGGTAGATGTTTCTGAAGAGAAGCTCAAAAAAGCCTTACAAGAGAACAAGCATACGCCTACCTGTCAGGTAATCGCTACGATGCTTTTGGAACGTGAACTCGAAAAACGAAAGCGGAGAACTTTGTATAAGCAACCGCCTCAATAGTAACGATTCCTAAAAAGAATTAATTCAACAACAAGAGTAAGGGCAGATTTATTTCATTAAAAGGTGAGCTGTATGTATATTTTTTTCATTTCGATTTTTTGATAAAGAACTAGAATGTGTTGTTTTCACTTTAATAATCACATTTACATTTGGAATTGAAAATAACTAATTGAGTGTCTTTTCGATCTTATAATGGAAACTAGAAGTCAATACTCAAAACGTGATAAGAGACTTGGATACAGTAGCTAAAATACTTATTTTGAGCATAACAACAAGTTAAAGCAATTACGGGATGGAAAAATAAACATCAGTAAAATGATAGATATTTTTAACAGGATTTTTAAAGTTTGATTCGAAACATAGTCATCACACTTTTCACAGGA
Coding sequences within it:
- the mobA gene encoding conjugal transfer protein MobA, producing MFRLNDEDNAKFLSLFEQSGMKIKAHFITSVLFSKEIKSVKFDKSVLDFYIKLTELYGQFRAVGVNYNQIVKILYRNFSEKKAAAYLFKLEKQTAQMVAICKEIMAISQQLEQHITEKIMTCKTSNFILYI
- a CDS encoding 2,3-diphosphoglycerate-dependent phosphoglycerate mutase; this translates as MTKLFLVRHGQSQWNLENRFTGWKNVDLTEQGKQEAKNAGLVLKSEKIDVAFTSQLIRAQHTLEIILNQLPNKEGISVTSHQALNERAYGDLEGLNKAETAEKYGKEQVHLWRRSFDVPPSNGESLKDTYHRVIPYFETAIKPLLQQGKNVLIAAHGNSLRALIMYLENLSPEEIIKREIATGEPIVYGFDKKFNAIKIGKTIGNHL
- a CDS encoding M17 family metallopeptidase — protein: MTDIYLCTELKRYTHNSPSEKGTMIRFIRNEKDLQKIDIQENLKSEIRQSFDKKENKHWCLWQEEKSLLVAVSKDELEDLRQIGANVIGSLQRSAASPSTEVVFENLEMFSEKEKYALLEGMLLSSYHFDKYLSQKREGKITLFISETAVSEQQYKELNILLEAISLTKNAVNEPANYMDALKFSEWAQGAGEKFGFETEILHKKQIETLKMGGLLGVNKGSEIPPTFNIMHYKPKNAINDQPLVLVGKGVMFDTGGYSLKVGGVMSTMKCDMAGGAAVLGAMCAIAGNQLPYYVIGIVPATDNKISSNALVVDDVITIMDGTTVEVQNTDAEGRLVLADALCYAKKFNPELVIDMATLTGASAAITGSFGIAGLSNHQESIDALKSIGEEVYERIVQLPLWKEYAELIKSDIADLKNIGGPIGGVSTAAKFLEHFTDYPWVHLDIAGAAFLKDKKGYKQSGATAVPVRLIYEFVKSKC
- the def gene encoding peptide deformylase, with protein sequence MKLPIFAYGNNVLKTKAEAVTPDFLNLNELIDNMWETMEKANGCGLAAPQVGKSLRLFVADSKVLYDVMNEDERAELFEPNDTGIRRVFINPQIKNLSEEQWEEVEGCLSLPFLSGKVARSWSVELSYQNEQFETITQTFSGMTARVILHEYDHLEGILYIDRVKPLAKKLMQSKLQKLLKGNLVPAYAMKFK
- a CDS encoding superoxide dismutase; its protein translation is MKINHTLPELPYDKNALNPIITEETFDYHYDKHHATYVNNLAGLVKDTEWAEKDIVDIIRKSHAQNNVAIFNNAAQHWNHSFFWNCLSPDGGKNPTGKIAELINRDFGNFENFKEQFSTTAVKLFGAGWAWLAQNQEGKLEILPMKDAYTPLTENKTPILTIDVWEHAYYIDYRNARPKFVEGFWELVNWNFANQNLK
- a CDS encoding peroxiredoxin; this translates as MCNSIKKLIQREQLQLIQKGILSIGDKLPEFTKKAVISTKQGIEISEITNNYATEQGKWMVLFWWPKDFTFVCPTEIVEFNKNNEKFAERNALLIGASTDTEYVHLGWRQNHPQLADLSIPMLADTSKSLSEEMGILNCEEKVAYRATFIIDPQGIIQWVSVYPMNVGRNVEEVLRVLDALQTEELTACGWKAGEQTLSQQLKNQ
- a CDS encoding ribonucleoside-diphosphate reductase small subunit; this encodes MITEPLLIENKDRFVIFPIQHNDIWQFYKNAEASFWTAEEVDLSPDLHDWQNKLNDNERFFISRVLAFFAASDGIVNENLAINFLQEVQYPEARCFYGFQIMIENIHSEMYSLLIDTYVKDPTEKDYLLRAIETIPCVTKKAKWALRWITKGSFAERLIAFAAVEGIFFSGSFCSIFWLKKRGLMPGLTFSNELISRDEGLHCDFACLLYANHLQNKLSEETVKEIIVDAVAIEKEFVTDALPVKLIGMNAELMCQYIEFVADRLLVALGCNKVWNATNPFDFMELISLQGKTNFFERRVGEYQKTGVAQSSSEQNAFSLDEDF
- a CDS encoding tetratricopeptide repeat protein encodes the protein MSDTCVNHIENYWKFLTEEANKFFDEGNYELALDGYLNALYRAEVLNSNLPDCVRLKVPFIQVYTISCYNLANCYQEVKDLNRAEEILQKAIYFLLHFYQKDYQKEIIEKELRKSILNYLSFTQKSNVRTSKTDAFLTYLKNQITKNNLQNIKTFDYVQFN